The nucleotide sequence CCACAAAGGTTCCGCCGTTGGCTTTGCGCATCGCGATCACGTTGCCCTGAAGGCGGTACGGCACGCCGACATCCGGGGTGCCGGACAAGGGATCAACCGTCTCCCCTTCGAAGAACGGGTTGTCCGGGGTGTAGCCGGTATCCAGCACGCCCACGACGATGCCTTTGCCAGCCTCTTCCTTGCCCCCGAACTGCTGGTCCCAGACGCCGTCCCTGCCGGGCAGTCCGAGGAAATCTGTGCTCGAGTAGTCCGGCTTGCGGATGCTGTCCGGGACCACTGCCAGCACGTCGCCATCACCCGCGAGCGCCTTGACCTGCGCGGCGGACAGGACAGCGCTGAAGCCGTTGAGGGCCAAGGTGTAGTTCCTGCTGATGGTCACACCCTTCGACGCTGCCTCCTGCCGCTGCTTGGCCTTGAGATGGGCGTCGTACTTGCGTGAGTTCGGGCCGGACGGGTTCAGTTTCTTCCCCTTGGGCACCGCCGTGCCCGGGATGCCGGGCACGCCACCGGAGTAGGTGGCCAGCGGTTTGTCCTTGAGCATCACAATGTAGCGCCCGTCGTCGAGTGGCGAAGAGGCTGGCTGAATGGCGGCTGGCTGGGTGGCTGCCGTTGCCGGCACGGCGGCCGGGGCTGCGATGCCCTGGCCAACGACCATGGCCAGTCCGACGGCAAATATGGCCGGCAGCCTTCGGCCGTATCCGGGGCGGGTAGTGGACTGCTGAGGGATCATGGGGGATGCCTTCCTTTGTTCAGGACCTGTAGACCTTCGGTCCCACGAACTGGACGCTCTGCCCCCCATGGGCGTCATCACTGTATGGTTATGCCGCGCACCCGTTGATGTCAGAAAGATACCGCCTACGCACCGAAGAATCGATACCCTTCCGTTAGCAATTGCCGGGTACCGTTATCCGCCCGTTCCGGACCGTCCGGTGCCCCGACGGTAGAATGGGAAAAACTTGAGGAGACCCGGCATGCGCAAGCCACTGATTTCTGTGCTGCTCGCCCTCGCAGCGACGGGCGGTCTCGCAGCCTGCACCCCCGACACCGGAACCGGCCAGCCCACGGCCACCCCGGGTGCCACCACAGGCTCGCCCGGGACCTCATCGCCTGGCACCCAGACGCCCGGCACCGCGTCACCCGGTACACCCGGCACCGGCAGCCCCAGTATCCCCGCCCCCGGCACAACACCGCCCGACGCCGAGACAACGGTCCCTGCGCCCGCCCCGCCTTCCGCTGCTCCCCTGCCGTCCGGCCCCAGCGCCGGAGACGCCGAACTGTCCATCACGGTCAAGGCCTCGAAGGACGGCAAGGCCGTCAACTACACACTGGTCTGCAAGGGCGGCGTCCCGATGGCAGAGAGCCAGCACCCCAGCGCGGCCGCGGCCTGCTCGGCGCTGAAGAACAATGCAGCCATCCTGAACCGCGCCACTCCGCCCAAGGGCATCTCCTGCACCCAGCAGTATGCCGGCCCCCAGGTGGCCAGCGTGACCGGCGAGGTTAATGGCACCCCCGTGGAGACCTCCTTCGCCCTGCGGGACGGCTGCCAGATCGGAGCCTGGAACGCAGCCAAGGACATCCTCGGCGCTGCAGCCGGGGCACTCTAGCAGCATGGCAGGAACAGCTTTGACGATCCGCGCTGCCCAGGTCCTCTCCCCGGCTGACTGGCGGGAACGGGAAGCGGCACATGCCCGCCGGGTACGCCGGTACGCCGACCCCTACCTCGCCCGCCGCTCGGCCGGGCGGAAGCATCCCGTGGAGGACTTCCTCTTCACCTACTACACCCAGAAGCCCGGGCAGCTGCTGCGCTGGCATCCCGGGGACGGCGTGGTGCTTTCCGGAGCGGAGGCAGCCGCCCGCAAGGACTGGAAGTGCTACAGAGCGCTCGACGGCGGTGAGCTGGCACTCCTGGGCCTGCCGTCCGGAAGCGTCGCGGTGACCTTCGACCGGGAGACGTTCCTGGCCGAGCGGCGTGAGGCGCTCCGCTTTGCCCGGATCATCCTCGCCGGAACGGCCGCGCGTCCGGCGCAGTTCGGGTGCTTCGGCCTGCACGAGTGGGCCATGGTTTACCGGCAGGAGAAGTTCGAGCTGCGCCACGAGTACCTCAAGCTGAGACTCGGCGGTGCCGGAACTGACAAAGTGGTGGAGGACAACCGGATCCGCTGCTCGCACTTCGATGCCTTCCGGTTCTACACGCCTGACGCCGTGCCCCGCAACGAACTGGCCCCCAGCCGGGAGAACCAGCGGACCATGGAACAACCCGGGTGCCTGCACGCCAACATGGACCTCTACAAGTGGGCCTACAAGCTCTCCCCCGCTCTGCCGAGCGAACTCGTGATGGACTGCTTCGAGCTGTCGTGGCGGGTGCGCGCCATGGACATGCAGGCCTCCCCCTATGACCTCACCGACTGGGGCTACCCGGCCATTCCGATTGAGACGCCGGACGGCAAGGCGGCGTATGTGGAGCAGCAGCGGGCGTTCTCCGCCGAAGCCCAGGTGCTGCGGGGCCGGCTGCTGGCTGCCCTGGCGCCGCTCCTCGACGGCCTCGACCCGGAGGCCTGACGGTGACCGAGACGCCTGGTTCCCCGGACCTGGAACTTGACCTGACCGTTGCGCTTACGCATGCACCGGGCGGCCCGGAACACGTCTTTGTCCTCGTGAGCCGTTCCGGCCAGCTCGTCGAATCAACGCTGCCGGATCCAGCGGCGGCGATTGCCGCCGTCGGGCGCTTCGGCGAAGGGATCTTTTTCCCGGAGCCGGGCCCGCCCAAGCTGTGCACCCAGCAGTACGGCGGCCCCCAGGTGGCGGTGGTGACGGGCACCTTCAACGGCCGCGATGTGAACTCACGGTTTTCTTTGACTGACGGCTGTGAAATTGCCCGCTGGCGGGCGCTGTCCCCGCTGCTGGGCGGAGTGGCCGGGTCCTCCGGCGCCATCTGAGCTGGCGGAGATCTTGCGGCAGGCACGGCGAAGGCCGGCGGGACCCTGGCTTTTTGAGCCACGCCCGCCGGCCTTCGCTGTGGGGCCCTTCCGGGAGCCCGGTTCCGGGACCTTCCTAGATGGAGTTATCCGGTGACCGCGTCAGGTCCTCGTTCTGGACCTTCCCCTGTTCCTTCATTTCCTTCGGATCTTCCGAAGCCGGTGCAACCGCGACGGCGCCGCCCTCCGCCACCACCACGTTCACGAACGTCGGGGAGCTGGTCCCGTCGAAAGTGATCCGTCCGATGTAGGAGCCCGGAGCCAGGTCCTTCCAGGCAAGGACGAGCTCCCCGCCAAGGCCGTTCGCAAGGCGGACGGGATCCGGGGTCACGGTGGCGTTGCCTTCATTTGCGCCCAGGACCGCCGCGTCCACGGAAGCCCTGGTCGCCTGGCCGTTGGGGCTGTCGTAAAGGTTCACGAACATGCGGTACGTGCCTGCAGCAGGGTTGGGAATCGAAACGGACTCGCTTGCCGCGCCGGTGGCGGCCACGATCCCCCGCCCGTCCGGGGTGATGACCACCATGTCGAAGTCGGCGTTCTCATCCGCGGAGATCACGGACAGCTTGGCCAACGGTGCCCCGGCCGGGACTTCCACGGTCTTCGTGAAATTCGACGCGTCAGTCGCGTACCGGAAGGGCCCGGGCACAAGTTCGATGGCCGAGGAGTCCGCCTTCGACAGGCCGTCGAGGGTCACGTTCGTGGGCGAGCCTGAACCCGAGACGATACCGATGTTCCCGGAACCGCTGGCCCCCTCCGACGTGAAGGCGATGTTCTTGGGAGCCACTACCGACTGCGGCCGGACTGCGATCGGTGACGTCACGGTCTTGTTGGCACCCTGCCACGTGAGTGAACCTGCCGTGAACTCGCCCAGCTGAGCGCTCTGGTTTTCGAAGGCCACCTTGAACGTGCGCTTCTCTCCCGCCGCACCGAAGGTGAGGATGGACGGGGTTACCGTCACCTTCACACCGGGCACGCGGGCCGTGGCCCTATAGGTCCCTGCTGTCAGGGCCGTCACGGTGCGCGTGACTTCAATCCTGCCCGCCAGGTTTCCCAGCGAGAAGGACGGGACATTCATGTCACGCGGCCGCGTGCTGCCGAGTCCGGCGATGCCCAGGTCCATGCCGGTTCCCTGGATGAAGCGCAGGTAGTCATCGCTGCCGGCGTCATACACCAGTCCGGGATTCAGGACACGTGCCGGATCGACCTGGCCTGCACCCGTGGCGAGGACGTCGGTGTTCTTGCTGCCGTCTGCGAGCTTGATGTCACTGGCGGTGGTCATCATGGCGGACTTCACGGTGGCCGGTGACCAGGTGGGGTTCTTGCCCAGGATGAGCGCGCCGAAGCCGGCAACGTGGGGTGAGGCCATGGAGGTGCCGGACATGAAGCCGAACTGGTCGCCGCCCGAGCCGATCGGGGAAACGCCGGCCAGGACCGCCACGCCGGGCGCGGCGACGTCCGGCTTCAGGAGATCAGAGTCCGTGGCAAGCAGCGGTCCGCGGGAGGAGAAGCCGGCGATCTGCGGCTGCGCCTCGAGGGGCAGTCCCGTGGTGTCCTTGTTGACCAGGGAGACCGTGAGGGCCGGGTTCGCCGCCACCTTGGCCTTGATGGTCTCCGTGGCAGGCGGGTTCACGTGCACGGTGGGGACGGAGTGCTTGTCGGCGTCGAGCGATGACGTGGCCAGGTTGACGAGGATCATGCCCACCCCGCCGCCGCGCGCAACCTCGGCGCTCTTGGCCACCCGGTCGTAGACGCCGCGGTCACAGACCACCACCTTGCCGGAAATCTTGGCCGGATCGAGCGAGCCCGGGGCGCACAGCGACGGGTCGGCCGCCTGGCCGGATGCCACGTTGGCGGCGAGCACAACGCCTGCGCCGGCAACTTCGCGGTTCATGATGCTGGCCCCGCGGAATTTGCTGCCGTCGGAGAATTCGACGGTGCCCTGCAGCTCCTGCGAGAAGGTACTGGCCGCTACCGTCGTGACCCACGGCTCGCCATGGTTCACGGTACTGGCTTGCGGACCCGAGTTTCCTGCGGAGGTGGCCACGAAGATGCCGGCCGAGGCAGCGGAGAGGAATGCCATGGACACAGGATCCGTGGTGGTGGAGGTGGTGCCGGAGATGGAGTAGTTCAGGACGTCGACTCCGTCGAGGACTGCCTGGTTGATGGCGTCGACGGCGGCCGAGGTGTAGCAGCCGCCGGTGTTGGGATCCTTGTCCTCCCAGCAGATCTTGTAGATGGAGAGCTTCGCGGCGGGTGCGATGCCGCCGGTCAGGCCGAAGCTGCGTCCGTCAACGAAGGTCTCCACGTCAGCGTTGCCCGCCGCCGTGCTTGCCGTGTGCGTTCCGTGGCTTCCCACGTCCACAGGCGAGATCACTTCCTCCGGGGCCCGGTCCCCCTTGGCCACGGAGTCCTCGAAGGCATCAGAGAAGTACCTGGCACTGAGGACCTTGGAGTTGCAGGCTGTTCCGTTGAAGCCCTCACCCTTTTGGCACTCGCCCTCGAAAGTGCTGCCGTCCGCCTTCAGCATGGCGATCCTGCCGCCGGTGGTGCGGTAGGGCACGCCTACCTTCGGGTTGCCCTTGAGCTGGGCGACTGCACTGCCGGCGAAGAACTGGCTGCCTGGCGTGTAGCCGGAGTCGATGACGCCCACCACGACGCCCTTGCCTGCAGCGGCCTTGCCGCCGAACTGGGTGTTCCAGGTGCCGTTGGCCCCGCTGAGCTTGAGGAAGTCCGTGGTGGAATAGTCGGGCTTCTGCTGGGTATCGGGGGCCACCGCGAGGACCTGGGGGTTCTTGGCCAGGTTCAAAGCCTGTTCGGCGGTAAGTGTGGCACTGAAGCCGTTGAGCGCCGCGGTGTACGTGCGGCGGATCTGGACCTTTTCCTTTTCAGCCAGCGCAGTCTGCTTTGCCTCCAGGTGGGCCTGGTACCGGCGCACCTCTGCCCGGCTCGCGTCGAGTTTGCGGCCGGAGCGCGGCTTCGTGGCCTGCAGGCCGGGCGTGCCGCCCTCGTAGGTGGCGGCGGGCTTCTCGGTCAGGACCACAATGTAGCGCCCGGCCGAGTAGTCGTTGGGGTCGACGTTCTTTTGCTGGACGGCGGGAGCCGCATTCTGCGACGGCGCCGCGGTTGCCGGCAGTGCGCCGGCTGACGAAAGGAGCAAAGGCAAGCCGACAACCAGTGCCGCTGCTTTCCGGGCCCCCCGGCTTCGGAAGAAGCTTTTTCCTGCTGATTTCACGAGTGGTTTGAACCTTTCATAAGGAACAGCCCCGGCTACATTGCCGGGCGCAGGCGGCAACGACACGTGAAGATGACAGGTCCTGTCGATCCCAGCAATCGCGACCGATCCCCACAGTACCTACTGAGAGCCGCATATGACATAGGGCACAAACCATGAATTTACTTTTTTGTCACAGTCCTCGACACAGGCATCAAAAAGCGGCGGGCGCCCTGAAAGGCACCCGCCGCTGGAGAGAGAAAGTTTGCCGCTCCGTCCTGCCGGGAGCTGCTGCCCGGAGGAGCTACTGCCGGGGCGTGCGGACCACTTCGCTGATCCACTGGCGCGTCTTCTCGTCCACCGGACCCGCCACCCGGTCCTGCCCGCCACCGCCGCGGACTTTTCCGCCCCGTCCGGCGCCGCCCCGCCCAACGCGGTTCTGCGCAACCCGGTTCTGCCCAGCACCGTCCTGTCCGGCACCGCCCCGTCCGGCACCGCTCTTGCGGGCTGCACGGTCGGCCCTGATCTTCTGGACCACCATTCTTCCGAGCCCGGCGAACACCGCCGCGGCCATCACCGGCAACAGGACGGATTTCGGTTTCTCAGCCATTCCGCAATCCTACTGAGCATGCCAGCGGCGGGCCAGAGCCGGCGTCGTTCTTCCCGCGCTCCGGCGTTCCCCGCACCCGATACGAAAGTGGTGCGCCGGGCCCGGTAGAATAGGGCATGCAAGCTCGCGGAGCGCCCGTCCGTGCCATGCCAAATGAATGCCGTGCCGATTGAATGCGGTGCCATTTGAACAGCCAGGCAGCTTTAGGAATGGCGTGAGACGGCACCACTCCGCTGCGCCCTTACCCAATGCACATGCACAGGAGTTACCGGATGCCCCGGATCGTTGTCGACGTCATGCCCAAGCCCGAGATTCTGGACCCGCAGGGGAAGGCCATCGTGGGTGCACTCCCCCGCCTGGGCTTCACCAGCTTCAGCTCTGTCCGCCAGGGCAAACGTTTCGAACTGACCGTTGACGGCGAGGTGACCGAGGACATCCTGGCCCAGGCCCGCGATGCCGCCGAAACCCTGCTGTCCAACCCCGTGATCGAGGACGTCGTGAACGTCGAGGTCGTCGAGGCCTGAGATGACTGAACTTCCCCTGATCGGCGAGGCAGTCGCCGTCGCCGCCGACGCTCCTGGTGCTCGCAGGCTCGCCGGTGCCAAAATTGGCGTCGTCACCTTCCCCGGCACCCTGGATGACCGCGACGCCGCCCGCGCGGTCCGCCTGGCAGGCGGCACGCCCGTCGCGCTCTGGCACGCGGACACCGAACTGGGTGACGTGGACGCCGTCGTGATCCCCGGCGGATTCTCCTACGGTGACTACCTCCGTGCCGGCGCCATTTCCCGCTTTGCCCCGCTGATGTCGAAGATCATTGACGCCGCCAACTCCGACGCGAAGCTGCCCGTCCTGGGCATCTGCAACGGTTTCCAGATCCTGACCGAGTCGCACCTGCTGCCCGGGTCCATGATCAAGAACGACCACCTGAAGTTCATGTGCCGCGACCAGGTGCTGCGCGTGGAGAACAACAGCACCGACTGGACGCTGGACTACGCGCCGGGCCAGGAGATCACGGTGCCGCTGAAGAACCAGGACGGCCAGTACATCGCCGACGAAAAGACCCTGGACGCGCTTGAGGCCGAAGGCCGCGTGGTGTTCCGCTACGTGGGCTTCAACCCCAACGGCTCCCGCCGCGACATCGCCGGCATTTCCAACGCCGCTGGCAACGTGGTGGGCCTCATGCCGCACCCGGAGCACGCAGTGGAAGTTGGCTTCGGCCCCGAATCCCTGGACGGCATCGGCGGGACGGACACCGACGGCCTGGGCTTCTTCACCTCCGTGCTGAACAAGATTGTGGGAGCGAACAAATGACCGAGATCTCAACCAGCTCGATCACCGAGAACAAGAAGTTCAACATCGACACCGTCGAGAACGCGGCCAAGACGCCGGACACCGAACTGCCCTGGGCTGAACTTGGCCTGAAGCAGAACGAATTCGACGAGATCGTCAAGGTCCTGGGCCGCCGCCCCACCGGCGCCGAGCTGGCCATGTACTCCGTGATGTGGAGCGAGCACTGCTCCTACAAGTCCTCGAAGAACCACCTGCGCCAGTTCGGCGAAAAGGTGACGGACGAGATGAAGAAGGACATGCTGGTGGGCATCGGCGAAAACGCCGGCGTTACCAACCTGGGGGACGGCTGGGCCGTGACCTTCAAGATCGAGTCCCACAACTCGCCGTCGTTCGTTGAGCCGTACCAGGGTGCCGCCACCGGCATCGGCGGCATCGTCCGCGACATCATCTCCATGGGCGCCCGACCGGTTGCCGTGATGGATCCGCTGCGCTTCGGCGCCATCGACCACCCGGACACGGCACGCGTCATGCACGGCGCGGTCGCGGGCATCGGCGGCTACGGCAACTCCCTCGGCCTGCCGAACATCGGCGGCGAGATGGTGTTCGACTCCGTGTACCAGGGCAACCCGCTGGTCAACGCCCTCGCTGTGGGCGTCATGCGCCACGAGGACATCCGCCTGGCCAACGCCTCGGGCAAGGGCAACAAGGTGGTCCTGTTCGGTGCACGCACCGGCGGCGACGGCATCGGCGGCGCCTCCGTGCTCGCATCCGAGTCCTTCGACGACACCAAGCCGTCCAAGCGCCCGGCCGTCCAGGTGGGCGACCCGTTCGCTGAAAAGGTCCTCATCGAGTGTTGCCTGGAGCTGTTCAAGGGTTCGCTGGTTGAGGGTATCCAGGACCTTGGTGCGGCAGGCATCTCCTGCGCCACGTCCGAGCTCGCCTCCAATGGCGACGGCGGCATGCAGGTTGAGCTGACCTCCGTGCTGCTGCGCGACCCCACGCTGACGCCGGGCGAGATCCTGATGTCCGAGTCGCAGGAACGCATGATGGCCGTGGTCACGCCGGAGAACGTCGAGGCCTTCGAGGCTGTCATGGACAAGTGGGCCGTGGAGTACGCCTGGCTGGGCGAGGTGACGGACACCGGCCGGCTCATCATCACCTGGGACGGCGAAGTGATTGTCGACGTCGATCCCCGCACCGTGGCGCACGACGGTCCCGTCTACGACCGCCCGTTTGCCCGCCCGGAGTGGCAGGACGCCGTCCAGGCCGACAAGTTCACCGGTTCCGTGCAGGACGCCGGCCGCCCCTCTGCCCCGGCTGAACTGGCCGCGGCGGTGACCGAGCTGGTCGCTTCGCCGAACATGTGCGACAAGTCCTGGATCACCAACCAGTACGACCGGTACGTCGGCGGCAACACCGCCATGGCGTTCCCCGACGACGCCGGTGTGGTCCGCGTTGACGAGGAATCCGGCCTGGGCGTGGCCCTGGCCACCGACGCCAACGGCCGCTACACCTACCTCGACCCGTACCACGGTGCCCAGCTGGCACTGGCAGAGGCCTACCGCAACGTCGCCACCTCCGGCGCCGTGCCGATGGCCGTCAGCGACTGCCTGAACTTCGGCTCCCCCGAGGACCCGGACGTCATGTGGCAGCTGGCGGAGGCCATCCGCGGCCTGTCCGACGCCTGCATGGTGCTGGGCATCCCGGTCACCGGCGGCAACGTCTCGCTGTACAACCAGACGGGCACGACGCCGATCCACCCCTCCCCGGTGGTGGCAGTGCTGGGCAAGCTCGACGACGTCGCGCGCCGGACGCCGTCCGGCTGGCGGGAAGACGGCGCAGCCATTTACCTGCTGGGCACCACCGCGGCCGAACTGGACGGTTCGGAATGGTCCAACCTGCGCGGCCACCTCGGCGGCCTGCCTCCCAAGGTTGACCTGGAGAAGGAACGCGCCCTCGGCGAGATCCTGATCAACGCCTCCCGCGACGGCATGGTGGACTCCGCCCACGACCTTTCCGAGGGCGGCCTCGCCGCGGCCCTCGTGGAGTCGTCGCTGCGCTATGGCGTCGGTGCCCGGATCGCGCTCCAGGATGTCCTGGACCGCGACGGCGTTGACCTCTTCACCGCGCTGTTCTCCGAATCCCAGGGCCGCGCCATCGTCTCGGTGCCCCGCTCTGAGGAAGTCCGGTTCAAGGACATGTGCACCGCCCGCGGCTTCGATCACCTCCGCATCGGCGTGGTGGACGCAGCCAGCGGACAGCTGGAGATCAACGGCGTGGACACCCTCTCGCTGGACTCCCTCCGCGAAGCCCACGAGGCCACCCTGCCGAAGTACTTCGGCTAGGGGCCCAAGCCCATCGGTTGCTCCGTAACTGCCCTTTTGACCCGTCATTAGGGCAGTTACGGAGCAATCGTTGTTTAACTCCCGCGCCGCCAGCCGGCCTGGACCAGCGCACTGCGGACCTTGGCAACGGCGGCCTTGCCGTCATTGAGCAGGTGACGCTTGGAGATCCGGACTTCCGTCCAGCCCAGGGCCGCATAGCGTTCTGAGCGGGCGATGTCGCGTTCAATCTGCAGCTCGTCACCGTGGTGCTCCCCTTCGTACTCGATGCCTATCCGGTACTGCTTGTAGGACAGATCCGGCTCATGATGACGCACGCCATCATCGGACAGGATCGGCACATTCACTTCCGGTTCCGGCAGGCCCGCGCGGACAATCGCGAGCCGAAGCATAGTCTCCTGCGGTGAGTCCGCTCCCACCCGGATGAGCCTGATGGCCTCCTTGGCCTTGCGCAGCCCGCGCTTGCCCTTGTGCCTGTCGATCATGCGCTGGAGGTCCGCCAGCGTACACAACGGCTGGTCCCGGTCTTCGAACTCGGGGCGGGGAATACGCACACAGCTGTCGCCCGCCACCACAAGCTCGTCCACAC is from Arthrobacter sp. QXT-31 and encodes:
- a CDS encoding serine protease inhibitor; translation: MTETPGSPDLELDLTVALTHAPGGPEHVFVLVSRSGQLVESTLPDPAAAIAAVGRFGEGIFFPEPGPPKLCTQQYGGPQVAVVTGTFNGRDVNSRFSLTDGCEIARWRALSPLLGGVAGSSGAI
- the purL gene encoding phosphoribosylformylglycinamidine synthase subunit PurL, which produces MTEISTSSITENKKFNIDTVENAAKTPDTELPWAELGLKQNEFDEIVKVLGRRPTGAELAMYSVMWSEHCSYKSSKNHLRQFGEKVTDEMKKDMLVGIGENAGVTNLGDGWAVTFKIESHNSPSFVEPYQGAATGIGGIVRDIISMGARPVAVMDPLRFGAIDHPDTARVMHGAVAGIGGYGNSLGLPNIGGEMVFDSVYQGNPLVNALAVGVMRHEDIRLANASGKGNKVVLFGARTGGDGIGGASVLASESFDDTKPSKRPAVQVGDPFAEKVLIECCLELFKGSLVEGIQDLGAAGISCATSELASNGDGGMQVELTSVLLRDPTLTPGEILMSESQERMMAVVTPENVEAFEAVMDKWAVEYAWLGEVTDTGRLIITWDGEVIVDVDPRTVAHDGPVYDRPFARPEWQDAVQADKFTGSVQDAGRPSAPAELAAAVTELVASPNMCDKSWITNQYDRYVGGNTAMAFPDDAGVVRVDEESGLGVALATDANGRYTYLDPYHGAQLALAEAYRNVATSGAVPMAVSDCLNFGSPEDPDVMWQLAEAIRGLSDACMVLGIPVTGGNVSLYNQTGTTPIHPSPVVAVLGKLDDVARRTPSGWREDGAAIYLLGTTAAELDGSEWSNLRGHLGGLPPKVDLEKERALGEILINASRDGMVDSAHDLSEGGLAAALVESSLRYGVGARIALQDVLDRDGVDLFTALFSESQGRAIVSVPRSEEVRFKDMCTARGFDHLRIGVVDAASGQLEINGVDTLSLDSLREAHEATLPKYFG
- a CDS encoding SSI family serine proteinase inhibitor, translated to MRKPLISVLLALAATGGLAACTPDTGTGQPTATPGATTGSPGTSSPGTQTPGTASPGTPGTGSPSIPAPGTTPPDAETTVPAPAPPSAAPLPSGPSAGDAELSITVKASKDGKAVNYTLVCKGGVPMAESQHPSAAAACSALKNNAAILNRATPPKGISCTQQYAGPQVASVTGEVNGTPVETSFALRDGCQIGAWNAAKDILGAAAGAL
- the purS gene encoding phosphoribosylformylglycinamidine synthase subunit PurS, whose product is MPRIVVDVMPKPEILDPQGKAIVGALPRLGFTSFSSVRQGKRFELTVDGEVTEDILAQARDAAETLLSNPVIEDVVNVEVVEA
- a CDS encoding 3-methyladenine DNA glycosylase codes for the protein MAGTALTIRAAQVLSPADWREREAAHARRVRRYADPYLARRSAGRKHPVEDFLFTYYTQKPGQLLRWHPGDGVVLSGAEAAARKDWKCYRALDGGELALLGLPSGSVAVTFDRETFLAERREALRFARIILAGTAARPAQFGCFGLHEWAMVYRQEKFELRHEYLKLRLGGAGTDKVVEDNRIRCSHFDAFRFYTPDAVPRNELAPSRENQRTMEQPGCLHANMDLYKWAYKLSPALPSELVMDCFELSWRVRAMDMQASPYDLTDWGYPAIPIETPDGKAAYVEQQRAFSAEAQVLRGRLLAALAPLLDGLDPEA
- a CDS encoding S8 family serine peptidase; protein product: MPLLLSSAGALPATAAPSQNAAPAVQQKNVDPNDYSAGRYIVVLTEKPAATYEGGTPGLQATKPRSGRKLDASRAEVRRYQAHLEAKQTALAEKEKVQIRRTYTAALNGFSATLTAEQALNLAKNPQVLAVAPDTQQKPDYSTTDFLKLSGANGTWNTQFGGKAAAGKGVVVGVIDSGYTPGSQFFAGSAVAQLKGNPKVGVPYRTTGGRIAMLKADGSTFEGECQKGEGFNGTACNSKVLSARYFSDAFEDSVAKGDRAPEEVISPVDVGSHGTHTASTAAGNADVETFVDGRSFGLTGGIAPAAKLSIYKICWEDKDPNTGGCYTSAAVDAINQAVLDGVDVLNYSISGTTSTTTDPVSMAFLSAASAGIFVATSAGNSGPQASTVNHGEPWVTTVAASTFSQELQGTVEFSDGSKFRGASIMNREVAGAGVVLAANVASGQAADPSLCAPGSLDPAKISGKVVVCDRGVYDRVAKSAEVARGGGVGMILVNLATSSLDADKHSVPTVHVNPPATETIKAKVAANPALTVSLVNKDTTGLPLEAQPQIAGFSSRGPLLATDSDLLKPDVAAPGVAVLAGVSPIGSGGDQFGFMSGTSMASPHVAGFGALILGKNPTWSPATVKSAMMTTASDIKLADGSKNTDVLATGAGQVDPARVLNPGLVYDAGSDDYLRFIQGTGMDLGIAGLGSTRPRDMNVPSFSLGNLAGRIEVTRTVTALTAGTYRATARVPGVKVTVTPSILTFGAAGEKRTFKVAFENQSAQLGEFTAGSLTWQGANKTVTSPIAVRPQSVVAPKNIAFTSEGASGSGNIGIVSGSGSPTNVTLDGLSKADSSAIELVPGPFRYATDASNFTKTVEVPAGAPLAKLSVISADENADFDMVVITPDGRGIVAATGAASESVSIPNPAAGTYRMFVNLYDSPNGQATRASVDAAVLGANEGNATVTPDPVRLANGLGGELVLAWKDLAPGSYIGRITFDGTSSPTFVNVVVAEGGAVAVAPASEDPKEMKEQGKVQNEDLTRSPDNSI
- the purQ gene encoding phosphoribosylformylglycinamidine synthase subunit PurQ, coding for MTELPLIGEAVAVAADAPGARRLAGAKIGVVTFPGTLDDRDAARAVRLAGGTPVALWHADTELGDVDAVVIPGGFSYGDYLRAGAISRFAPLMSKIIDAANSDAKLPVLGICNGFQILTESHLLPGSMIKNDHLKFMCRDQVLRVENNSTDWTLDYAPGQEITVPLKNQDGQYIADEKTLDALEAEGRVVFRYVGFNPNGSRRDIAGISNAAGNVVGLMPHPEHAVEVGFGPESLDGIGGTDTDGLGFFTSVLNKIVGANK